The Nocardia arthritidis genome has a window encoding:
- a CDS encoding questin oxidase family protein yields MVSLNYSDAMNEALARMDDLGYERGTDGDLANHGPMGAEALATLGFVDEVGPWTEYYRNVLPFYDPPQARFAIDPSDESSWRGALGEFDRAGDWEQLFARELAESPWRTVLVRWWPRLLPGLMASLTHGLIRTAHAVRGLAAAPAPSPAQLTELARGLAFWAARFHELPGRARMAGDRTVAEAVAALPRVPLPKPAPVGMLAQRLRTAPTRPGYRENLDALAELDPQWLLSELTAEFAGVYLAHPQGNPVPLVHAVTAPAAARLVLPHLPTELHMPTVAALWQMHLALLLTATGDAKGEGTALAAARAAEVPTFGELAARAAEHRDEHVIKFTEACLREHLLRPDPRYAAAVMSAQRRISRH; encoded by the coding sequence GTGGTATCGCTCAACTACTCCGATGCGATGAACGAGGCCCTGGCCCGGATGGATGACCTCGGATATGAGCGCGGCACCGACGGTGACCTGGCCAATCACGGCCCGATGGGCGCGGAGGCGCTGGCCACGCTCGGATTCGTCGACGAGGTCGGCCCGTGGACCGAGTACTACCGAAACGTGTTGCCGTTCTATGATCCGCCGCAGGCGCGGTTCGCGATCGATCCATCGGACGAATCGTCATGGCGCGGCGCGCTCGGCGAATTCGATCGAGCAGGCGACTGGGAACAGCTCTTCGCCCGCGAGCTGGCCGAATCTCCTTGGCGCACAGTGCTGGTGCGGTGGTGGCCGCGGCTGCTCCCCGGCCTGATGGCCTCGCTCACCCACGGTCTCATCCGCACGGCGCACGCGGTACGTGGTTTGGCCGCCGCCCCCGCGCCCAGCCCGGCGCAACTGACCGAGCTGGCGAGGGGACTTGCCTTCTGGGCGGCCAGGTTTCACGAATTGCCGGGGCGGGCCCGCATGGCGGGTGATCGCACGGTCGCCGAGGCGGTCGCCGCGCTGCCCCGCGTACCGCTGCCGAAACCGGCGCCTGTCGGAATGCTGGCGCAACGGTTGCGTACGGCGCCCACGCGCCCCGGATATCGGGAGAACCTGGACGCCCTGGCCGAACTCGATCCGCAATGGCTGCTCTCCGAACTGACGGCCGAGTTCGCCGGCGTGTATCTCGCACACCCACAAGGGAATCCGGTTCCGCTGGTGCATGCGGTCACCGCGCCCGCAGCCGCCCGGCTGGTGCTGCCGCACCTGCCGACAGAACTGCACATGCCGACGGTCGCCGCGCTATGGCAGATGCATCTGGCCCTACTGCTCACCGCCACCGGCGATGCGAAAGGGGAGGGCACGGCGCTCGCTGCCGCACGGGCGGCCGAGGTGCCCACATTCGGCGAATTGGCCGCCCGCGCAGCGGAACACCGCGACGAACACGTCATCAAATTCACCGAAGCCTGCCTCCGGGAGCACCTGCTTCGCCCCGATCCGCGCTACGCCGCAGC
- a CDS encoding MarR family winged helix-turn-helix transcriptional regulator, which yields MPQDAEPRKTMHPTPGDLEILGYIPLLSGYFRNVRGEMPEEMRAIFERHKLTARHGAVLPQLMSGEAVSVSELAGRLGVSLSTASELVGDLSRAGLATRQEDPGNRRRTLVTLPEQHRRAVESFIAARSAPLLRALARLSPRDRAGFVAGLTEWAHEVQGYGANC from the coding sequence GTGCCACAAGACGCCGAACCGCGCAAGACTATGCATCCGACCCCGGGCGACCTCGAGATCCTCGGCTATATACCGCTACTGTCCGGCTACTTCCGAAATGTGCGGGGCGAGATGCCCGAGGAAATGCGGGCGATCTTCGAGCGGCACAAGCTGACGGCCAGGCACGGTGCGGTGCTCCCCCAGCTCATGAGCGGAGAAGCAGTGAGCGTGAGCGAGCTCGCCGGACGGCTCGGCGTATCCCTTTCGACCGCGAGCGAACTCGTCGGCGACCTGAGCCGCGCCGGATTGGCCACCCGGCAGGAAGATCCGGGCAACAGGCGGCGCACCCTGGTGACATTGCCGGAGCAGCATCGGCGGGCGGTCGAATCCTTCATCGCCGCCCGTTCGGCGCCGCTGCTGCGAGCGCTCGCGCGGCTTTCTCCGCGTGATCGCGCCGGTTTCGTCGCGGGATTGACCGAATGGGCGCATGAGGTCCAGGGGTACGGCGCCAACTGCTGA
- a CDS encoding DUF2252 domain-containing protein, translated as MTTATTARDSAAAGRAARQRISRSSLGVWQPSADRPDPIAILEQQAATRVPELVPIRYARMAAAPFPFLRGAPAIMAADLAASPNTELTVQLCGDAHLSNFGVYASPERALVFDLNDFDETLPGPFEWDVKRLAASIAVAARANGFGDDEAGNAVRAAAQRYRETMGRLAEADAVAVWYEQVDTQQITELIQKPKRRKDIEQAIDTARKSTSLQALRKLTEPDANGTPKIKHQPPLLVPIETGEDVWVETVLSAYRSSLPEERRVLIDRYRLVDAARKVVGVGSVGTRCFIALLADTTTGSPLFLQVKEAQESVLTPHLRPSKQKHQGHRVVHGQRLMQTSSDIFLGWATGPDDHHYYWRQLRDMKGSAAIEDLSRPALRQYAALCGHTLARAHARSGDRVAIAAYIGSGDGFDRAMGDFALAYADQTLADHKALLAAIDSGRVKAAAMAY; from the coding sequence ATGACAACCGCGACGACCGCCCGCGACTCGGCCGCGGCAGGACGTGCCGCGCGCCAGCGGATCTCGCGCTCCTCGCTCGGCGTCTGGCAGCCGTCCGCCGACCGCCCCGACCCGATCGCCATCCTCGAACAACAGGCCGCCACCCGCGTGCCGGAGCTGGTGCCCATCCGCTACGCCAGAATGGCGGCCGCACCGTTCCCGTTCCTGCGTGGCGCACCCGCCATCATGGCCGCCGATCTGGCGGCATCTCCGAATACCGAACTGACGGTTCAGCTTTGCGGTGACGCACACCTGTCGAACTTCGGCGTGTACGCCTCGCCCGAGCGGGCACTCGTCTTCGATCTCAACGATTTCGACGAGACGCTGCCCGGCCCGTTCGAATGGGATGTCAAACGTCTCGCCGCCAGTATCGCGGTTGCCGCCCGCGCCAACGGTTTCGGCGACGACGAGGCCGGAAATGCCGTGCGCGCAGCGGCTCAGCGTTACCGCGAAACGATGGGCCGGTTGGCCGAGGCCGATGCTGTCGCGGTGTGGTACGAGCAGGTCGATACCCAGCAGATCACCGAGTTGATCCAGAAACCCAAGCGCCGCAAGGATATCGAGCAGGCCATCGATACCGCGCGCAAGAGCACCAGCCTGCAGGCGCTGCGCAAGCTCACCGAACCGGATGCAAACGGCACGCCGAAGATCAAACATCAACCGCCGCTGCTGGTTCCGATCGAGACCGGCGAGGACGTCTGGGTCGAGACCGTGCTGTCGGCCTACCGCAGCTCGCTGCCCGAGGAACGACGGGTGTTGATCGACCGGTACCGGCTGGTGGATGCCGCGCGGAAGGTAGTGGGCGTCGGCAGCGTCGGAACCCGGTGTTTCATTGCGCTGCTTGCCGATACCACCACCGGCAGCCCGCTCTTCCTTCAAGTGAAAGAGGCGCAGGAGTCGGTGCTCACGCCGCATCTGCGGCCGAGTAAACAGAAGCATCAGGGCCACCGAGTGGTGCACGGGCAGCGGCTCATGCAAACATCCAGCGATATTTTCCTCGGCTGGGCGACCGGCCCTGACGACCACCACTACTACTGGCGACAGCTGCGCGATATGAAGGGTTCCGCCGCCATCGAGGACCTGTCCCGTCCGGCGCTGCGCCAGTACGCCGCGCTCTGCGGGCACACCCTGGCCCGCGCCCACGCGCGCTCCGGTGACCGTGTCGCTATTGCCGCCTATATCGGCTCCGGTGACGGATTTGACCGTGCCATGGGCGATTTCGCGCTCGCGTACGCGGATCAGACGCTGGCCGATCACAAGGCGCTGCTCGCGGCGATCGACTCGGGGCGGGTGAAAGCCGCGGCGATGGCGTATTGA
- a CDS encoding DUF6247 family protein, with the protein MLEFIGLVGAIQRLVRCQGFARPTAIGAVGQLKASLIGYAAAMIYCMTSAARPEPPRIPDADPAAIRACLPADVAMEFDRLWRETMDQARDECDLTVVHGFLAQWRITAHAEMTDPGSYFRLLELADQTMADMRAGRRRGTWVSSADIKAMINARLDRR; encoded by the coding sequence ATGCTCGAGTTCATCGGGCTGGTGGGGGCCATCCAACGGCTGGTGCGCTGCCAAGGCTTTGCCCGGCCAACGGCAATCGGTGCCGTCGGCCAACTGAAGGCGTCGTTGATCGGATACGCAGCGGCTATGATCTACTGCATGACCTCTGCCGCCCGGCCTGAGCCGCCCCGGATCCCGGATGCCGATCCTGCGGCGATTCGGGCGTGCCTGCCAGCTGATGTCGCGATGGAATTCGATCGCCTTTGGCGAGAGACAATGGATCAGGCCAGAGACGAGTGCGATCTCACTGTCGTGCACGGTTTTCTTGCCCAGTGGCGTATTACAGCGCACGCGGAGATGACCGATCCGGGCAGCTATTTCCGGCTTCTCGAACTAGCCGACCAGACTATGGCGGACATGCGTGCCGGGCGGAGGCGCGGAACATGGGTCTCCAGCGCCGACATCAAAGCCATGATCAATGCCCGATTGGACAGGCGATAG
- a CDS encoding MarR family winged helix-turn-helix transcriptional regulator: MPESDDIMGELFPRLTLLSAVLNRGRLYDNIIRSAGLSLERPAMTILVILDGAGEPLRVGEIATQMQVEGPHVTRHINGLEQRELVARVVDPDDRRARRVALTSQGQRLVDRYTSEVRDWFAGALSGWSAADRRQLATLLERLADDLVAHRSTTEKS, from the coding sequence GTGCCGGAATCCGACGACATCATGGGGGAGCTGTTCCCCCGGCTGACGCTGCTGAGCGCGGTCCTCAACCGAGGACGCCTGTACGACAACATCATTCGCTCGGCCGGACTGTCGCTGGAACGACCCGCTATGACGATCCTGGTGATCCTCGACGGGGCAGGCGAACCGCTGCGGGTCGGCGAGATCGCCACACAGATGCAGGTCGAAGGACCACATGTGACCCGGCACATCAACGGGCTGGAACAACGTGAGCTGGTGGCCCGAGTGGTGGACCCGGACGATCGCCGCGCGCGACGAGTCGCGCTGACCTCGCAGGGGCAGCGGTTGGTCGATCGCTATACAAGCGAGGTCCGGGATTGGTTCGCCGGAGCACTGTCGGGGTGGTCCGCCGCGGACCGTCGACAGTTGGCCACACTGCTCGAACGGCTGGCCGACGATCTCGTCGCCCACCGATCGACAACCGAAAAGAGTTGA
- a CDS encoding FAD-dependent monooxygenase, producing the protein MNTTDVLIVGAGPTGLTLACELARRGVAHELIDKLPQHNSASRAKTIQPRSLEIADDLGIAERIVDRGAIHLPTRHYRGPRILSEAVEAAIGVPSTPATPYPAPVWVAQPYVEAALRDRLAELGGEVNLGTEVVDLQQHPNFVTVTVTKDGRREEIRTRYVVGCDGGRSAVRELAGLRLTGTSYGRHRWYLGDVRITGLDRGAQHLWMNDGVLSLFPLPHTDIWQFQASIPADDKQPPAPTLAHYRKIFAERAGLPGVEITDPTWLSLYQINVAMVDRYRTDRVFLAGDAAHIHSPGGGQGMNTGIQDAYNLGWKLAAALRGTDDILESYAAERLPVARAVLDDSTARLHMVMRAAAANDGSAAQRQLTDEFTTGLTIAYPDSPLTDRAQLPKSGIRPGERAPDAICRDPETGHKTRLFDLFRGTHWTLLDFGGDAEPVKSADLRVYRITQRENGSGAIVDADGLARESYGVDEGELVLIRPDGYVATRTKSSADIERWIPA; encoded by the coding sequence ATGAACACCACCGATGTACTGATCGTCGGCGCGGGCCCCACCGGACTGACCCTCGCCTGCGAACTCGCCCGCCGCGGCGTCGCCCACGAGCTCATCGACAAACTCCCCCAACATAATTCGGCATCTCGCGCCAAGACCATCCAGCCGCGTTCGCTCGAGATCGCCGACGATCTCGGCATCGCGGAACGCATCGTCGACCGCGGCGCGATCCACCTGCCGACCCGCCACTACCGCGGGCCTCGAATCCTTTCCGAGGCCGTGGAGGCGGCGATCGGCGTACCGTCGACACCCGCGACACCGTATCCCGCACCGGTCTGGGTCGCGCAGCCGTATGTCGAAGCGGCACTGCGGGATCGGCTCGCCGAACTCGGCGGCGAGGTAAACCTCGGTACCGAAGTCGTTGACCTACAACAACACCCGAACTTCGTCACAGTGACGGTTACGAAAGACGGTCGGCGCGAGGAGATTCGAACCCGCTACGTCGTCGGCTGCGACGGTGGACGCAGCGCGGTCCGCGAGCTGGCCGGGTTGCGGCTCACCGGGACCTCGTACGGGCGGCACCGCTGGTACCTCGGCGATGTGCGGATCACCGGTCTGGATCGCGGCGCGCAACATCTGTGGATGAACGACGGCGTCCTGTCGCTGTTTCCGTTGCCGCACACCGACATCTGGCAATTTCAGGCCAGCATTCCGGCCGACGACAAACAGCCGCCCGCGCCGACGCTCGCGCACTACCGAAAGATCTTCGCCGAACGCGCCGGGCTGCCCGGTGTCGAGATCACCGACCCGACCTGGCTGTCCCTGTATCAGATCAATGTGGCCATGGTGGACCGCTACCGAACCGATCGCGTATTCCTGGCGGGCGATGCCGCACATATCCATTCACCGGGTGGCGGCCAGGGCATGAACACCGGCATACAGGACGCGTACAACCTGGGCTGGAAGCTCGCCGCCGCACTGCGCGGCACCGACGACATACTGGAAAGCTATGCGGCGGAACGACTTCCGGTGGCCCGCGCGGTGCTCGACGATTCGACGGCCCGCCTGCACATGGTCATGCGCGCCGCCGCGGCGAACGATGGCTCCGCCGCACAGCGGCAACTCACCGACGAATTCACCACCGGGCTCACCATCGCGTACCCGGACAGCCCGCTGACGGATCGCGCGCAGCTGCCGAAATCCGGTATCCGACCGGGTGAGCGCGCTCCCGACGCCATCTGCCGCGACCCCGAAACCGGCCACAAGACAAGGCTTTTCGATCTCTTCCGAGGAACCCACTGGACGCTGCTGGATTTCGGCGGCGATGCCGAGCCCGTGAAATCGGCCGACCTGCGGGTCTATCGAATCACGCAGCGCGAGAACGGATCCGGAGCGATCGTGGATGCCGACGGTCTCGCGCGCGAAAGCTACGGCGTTGACGAAGGAGAGCTCGTCCTGATACGCCCGGACGGGTATGTCGCGACGAGGACGAAATCATCGGCGGATATCGAGCGTTGGATCCCGGCCTGA
- the ilvC gene encoding ketol-acid reductoisomerase, with amino-acid sequence MFYDDDADLSIIQGRKVAVIGYGSQGHAHSLSLRDSGVEVRVGLAEGSKSRPKAEEAGLTVGTPAEVSAWADVIMLLAPDTAQASIFTNDIEPNLKDGDALFFGHGLNIHFGLIKPPANITIGMVAPKGPGHLVRRQFVDGKGVPCLIAIDQDPKGEGQALALSYAKGIGGARAGVIKTTFKEETETDLFGEQAVLCGGTEELVKTGFEVMVEAGYAPEMAYFEVLHELKLIVDLMYEGGIARMNYSVSDTAEFGGYLSGPRVIDADTKQRMRDILKDIQDGTFVKRLVANVEGGNKELEALRKKNAEHPIEVTGAKLRGLMSWVDRPITETA; translated from the coding sequence ATGTTCTACGACGACGACGCCGACCTGTCGATCATCCAGGGCCGCAAGGTCGCTGTCATCGGCTACGGCAGCCAGGGGCACGCGCACTCGCTGAGCCTGCGCGACTCCGGCGTCGAGGTCCGGGTCGGCCTCGCGGAGGGTTCGAAGTCGCGCCCGAAGGCCGAGGAGGCCGGCCTGACCGTCGGCACCCCGGCCGAGGTTTCGGCGTGGGCCGATGTGATCATGCTGCTCGCGCCCGACACCGCGCAGGCATCGATCTTCACCAACGACATCGAGCCCAACCTGAAGGACGGCGACGCGCTGTTCTTCGGCCACGGCCTCAACATCCACTTCGGCCTGATCAAGCCGCCCGCCAACATCACCATCGGCATGGTCGCGCCGAAGGGCCCCGGCCACCTCGTGCGCCGCCAGTTCGTCGACGGCAAGGGCGTGCCCTGCCTCATCGCCATCGATCAGGACCCGAAGGGCGAGGGCCAGGCGCTGGCGCTGTCCTACGCCAAGGGCATCGGCGGCGCGCGCGCCGGCGTCATCAAGACCACCTTCAAGGAGGAGACCGAGACCGACCTGTTCGGTGAGCAGGCCGTGCTCTGCGGTGGCACCGAGGAACTGGTCAAGACCGGTTTCGAGGTCATGGTCGAGGCCGGCTACGCGCCCGAGATGGCCTACTTCGAGGTGCTGCACGAGCTCAAGCTGATCGTCGACCTGATGTACGAGGGCGGCATCGCGCGGATGAACTACTCGGTCTCCGACACCGCCGAATTCGGTGGCTACCTGTCGGGCCCGCGGGTCATCGACGCCGACACCAAGCAGCGGATGCGCGACATCCTCAAGGACATCCAGGACGGCACCTTCGTCAAGCGCCTGGTCGCCAACGTCGAGGGCGGCAACAAGGAGCTCGAGGCGCTGCGCAAGAAGAACGCCGAGCACCCGATCGAGGTCACCGGCGCGAAGCTGCGCGGGCTGATGAGCTGGGTCGACCGGCCGATCACCGAAACCGCTTAA
- the ilvN gene encoding acetolactate synthase small subunit, which produces MSTTHTLSVLVEDKPGVLARVASLFSRRGFNIESLAVGGTEIPDISRMTIVVTVEDLPLEQVTKQLNKLVNVIKIVEQDADSSVARELILVKVRADASVRTQVIEAVTLFRAKVIDVSPDALTVEATGTRSKLDALLRMLEPYGIREIVQSGVVAVGRGPKSITATR; this is translated from the coding sequence ATGAGCACCACCCACACGCTGAGTGTGCTTGTCGAGGACAAGCCGGGCGTGCTGGCCCGGGTGGCGAGCCTGTTCTCCCGGCGCGGCTTCAATATCGAATCGCTGGCCGTCGGCGGCACCGAGATCCCGGACATCTCGCGGATGACCATCGTCGTCACCGTCGAGGATCTGCCGCTGGAGCAGGTCACCAAACAGCTCAACAAGCTGGTGAACGTCATCAAGATCGTCGAACAGGATGCGGACAGCTCGGTGGCCCGCGAACTCATCCTGGTCAAGGTGCGCGCCGACGCCAGCGTGCGGACCCAGGTGATCGAGGCGGTTACGCTCTTCCGGGCGAAGGTGATCGACGTCTCACCGGACGCGCTCACCGTCGAGGCGACCGGAACCCGGTCCAAGCTGGACGCGCTGCTGCGGATGCTGGAGCCGTACGGGATCCGGGAGATCGTGCAGTCGGGTGTGGTCGCGGTCGGTCGCGGTCCGAAGTCGATTACCGCGACTCGCTAG
- a CDS encoding acetolactate synthase large subunit: MSAPTARPGPSARRPAPSANQQPAAAGQPAATNTANRRQVPPERVTGAQSVIRSLEELGVDTVFGIPGGAILPVYDPLFDSTKVRHVLVRHEQGAGHAATGYAQATGKVGVCMATSGPGATNLVTPIADAQMDSVPIVAITGQVGRGLIGTDAFQEADISGITMPITKHNFLITEGVDIPRILAEAFYLAASGRPGAVLVDIPKDVLQAQTTFTWPPELRLPGYRPVTKPHGKQVREAARMILEAKAPVLYVGGGVIKADASKELLELAELTGIPVVTTLMARGAFPDSHRLNMGMPGMHGTVGAVAALQKSDLLITLGARFDDRVTGQLDSFAPAAKVIHADIDPAEIGKNRHADVPIVGDCREVIAELIETLKADPATGDAPLLELSEWWTYLDGIRKQYPLGWTPPKDGSLSPEFVIEALGRLAGPDAIYCAGVGQHQMWAAQFIKYEKPRTWLNSGGLGTMGYAVPAAMGAKMGAPDKEVWAVDGDGCFQMTNQELATCAVEGVPIKVALINNGNLGMVRQWQTLFYQERYSNTDLGTHTLRIPDFVKLAEALGCHGIRVEREEDVEAAIREAQSIDDRPVVIDFIVGKDAQVWPMVAAGTSNDEIMAARGIRPLFDEDEQAAEPAVIHEAMSHEKNKGTQA, translated from the coding sequence GTGAGCGCACCAACCGCCCGGCCCGGGCCATCGGCCCGCAGGCCAGCGCCCTCGGCGAATCAGCAGCCCGCTGCCGCCGGCCAGCCCGCTGCGACGAATACCGCCAACCGCCGCCAGGTCCCGCCCGAGCGGGTCACCGGCGCGCAGTCGGTGATTCGTTCGCTCGAGGAACTCGGCGTCGATACGGTCTTCGGCATTCCGGGCGGCGCGATTCTTCCGGTCTACGACCCGCTCTTCGACTCGACGAAGGTCCGCCACGTGCTGGTCCGGCACGAGCAGGGCGCCGGACACGCGGCCACCGGCTACGCGCAGGCCACCGGCAAGGTCGGCGTCTGCATGGCCACCTCCGGTCCCGGCGCGACCAACCTGGTCACCCCGATCGCCGACGCCCAGATGGATTCGGTGCCGATCGTCGCGATCACCGGACAGGTCGGCCGCGGGCTGATCGGCACGGACGCCTTCCAGGAGGCGGATATCTCCGGCATCACCATGCCGATCACCAAGCACAACTTCCTCATCACCGAGGGCGTCGACATCCCGCGCATCCTGGCCGAGGCGTTCTACCTGGCCGCCTCCGGCCGTCCGGGCGCGGTGCTCGTCGACATTCCGAAGGATGTGCTGCAGGCGCAGACCACCTTCACCTGGCCGCCGGAGCTGCGGCTGCCCGGCTACCGCCCGGTCACCAAGCCGCACGGTAAGCAGGTGCGCGAGGCGGCCAGGATGATCCTGGAGGCGAAGGCGCCCGTGCTGTACGTCGGCGGCGGCGTCATCAAGGCCGACGCCTCGAAGGAACTGCTGGAGCTGGCCGAGCTGACCGGCATCCCGGTGGTCACCACGCTGATGGCGCGCGGCGCGTTCCCGGACAGCCACCGGCTGAACATGGGCATGCCCGGTATGCACGGCACCGTGGGAGCCGTTGCGGCACTTCAGAAGTCGGATCTGCTGATCACCCTCGGCGCGCGTTTCGACGACCGGGTCACCGGTCAGCTGGATTCGTTCGCCCCCGCCGCCAAGGTGATTCACGCCGATATCGACCCGGCGGAGATCGGCAAGAACCGGCACGCCGACGTGCCGATCGTCGGCGACTGCCGCGAGGTGATCGCCGAACTCATCGAGACGCTGAAGGCCGACCCGGCCACCGGAGACGCTCCGCTGCTGGAACTTTCGGAATGGTGGACGTACCTGGACGGCATCCGCAAGCAGTACCCGCTCGGCTGGACGCCGCCGAAAGATGGTTCGCTCTCACCGGAATTCGTGATCGAGGCGCTCGGCCGCCTCGCCGGACCCGACGCCATCTACTGTGCGGGCGTCGGTCAGCACCAGATGTGGGCCGCGCAGTTCATCAAATACGAAAAGCCGCGCACCTGGCTGAATTCCGGCGGTCTCGGCACCATGGGCTACGCCGTCCCGGCCGCCATGGGCGCCAAGATGGGCGCGCCCGACAAAGAGGTGTGGGCGGTCGACGGTGACGGCTGCTTCCAGATGACCAACCAGGAGTTGGCAACCTGCGCCGTCGAGGGCGTGCCGATCAAGGTCGCGCTGATCAACAACGGCAACCTCGGCATGGTCCGGCAGTGGCAGACCCTCTTCTACCAGGAGCGCTACTCCAACACCGATCTCGGCACGCATACGCTACGCATCCCCGACTTCGTCAAACTCGCGGAAGCCCTTGGCTGCCATGGCATCCGGGTCGAGCGCGAGGAGGATGTCGAGGCCGCGATCCGCGAGGCGCAGTCCATCGACGACCGGCCGGTGGTGATCGATTTCATCGTCGGCAAGGACGCCCAGGTGTGGCCGATGGTCGCCGCGGGCACCAGCAACGACGAGATCATGGCCGCCCGCGGCATCCGCCCGCTGTTCGACGAGGACGAGCAGGCCGCCGAACCCGCGGTGATCCACGAGGCGATGTCGCACGAGAAGAACAAGGGGACGCAAGCATGA
- a CDS encoding PH domain-containing protein — MPPVESSHTADSGPDTGRASEQRIIRIPQLAYLGVLVLLFCVFFFFVGWPVGLWWLLLIPAAAVVWVARTRTVISESGLELRTVFKSRHVDWAELKGVSIPKRGFVRAHLTDGSEVKLPAVSYDRLRDLIAASNGRIPDLFAAAAEAKAQERDASEQAESTTAEPDANAASDKDSTDPEKDSPASDKD; from the coding sequence GTGCCACCGGTTGAATCGTCCCACACCGCCGACTCGGGACCGGATACGGGTCGGGCGTCCGAACAACGGATCATCCGGATTCCGCAGCTGGCCTACCTAGGCGTGCTGGTCCTGCTGTTCTGCGTATTCTTCTTTTTCGTCGGCTGGCCCGTCGGCCTGTGGTGGCTGCTGTTGATTCCGGCGGCCGCGGTGGTCTGGGTGGCCAGGACGCGGACGGTGATCTCGGAATCCGGACTGGAGCTGCGCACGGTCTTCAAATCCCGGCATGTGGACTGGGCCGAGCTGAAGGGCGTCAGCATTCCCAAGCGCGGGTTCGTGCGGGCGCATCTGACCGATGGCTCCGAGGTGAAGCTGCCCGCGGTGAGCTACGACCGGCTGCGCGATCTGATCGCCGCGTCCAACGGGCGGATCCCGGACCTGTTCGCGGCGGCTGCCGAGGCCAAGGCCCAGGAGCGGGACGCAAGCGAGCAGGCAGAGTCGACGACAGCCGAGCCGGACGCGAACGCCGCCTCGGACAAGGACTCGACCGACCCGGAAAAGGATTCGCCCGCCTCGGACAAGGACTGA